In Pseudonocardia cypriaca, a single genomic region encodes these proteins:
- a CDS encoding PDR/VanB family oxidoreductase, with translation MTLDLVVGKTEEIAPGIRELTLVRPDGRLPPYPAGAHVVVECGHGRRNAYSLTGCGVEPDAYRIAVLHIPDGDGGSAYVHGLRVGDRVRVSRPRSAFPPVATARRHLLVAGGIGITPMLAHVRAALRWDRPVELLYVHRPGVAPYAEELAGLLGDRLVESTDPDEFGRLLQAALREQPIGTHLYVCGPGPLMDRVLTDAAAAGWPPERLHLERFVPAALDPGREFVARLARSDRDVHVPSGTSLLDALHAAGVAVPSMCRQGVCGECRVPVLAGRPLHRDEFLAADERSDAVMCCVSRSETDALEIDL, from the coding sequence ATGACCCTGGATCTGGTGGTCGGCAAGACCGAGGAGATCGCCCCCGGCATCCGCGAGCTGACGCTCGTCCGGCCGGACGGGCGGCTACCCCCGTACCCGGCAGGCGCCCACGTCGTCGTCGAGTGCGGCCACGGCCGGCGCAACGCGTACTCGCTAACGGGCTGTGGCGTCGAGCCGGACGCGTACCGGATCGCCGTCCTGCACATTCCCGACGGCGACGGGGGTTCGGCGTACGTCCACGGCCTGCGGGTCGGCGACCGCGTGCGGGTGTCACGCCCGCGCAGCGCATTCCCGCCGGTCGCCACGGCGCGCCGGCACCTGCTGGTCGCCGGGGGTATCGGGATCACCCCGATGCTCGCGCACGTCCGGGCCGCGCTGCGGTGGGACCGGCCGGTCGAGCTGCTCTACGTGCACCGGCCGGGCGTCGCCCCGTACGCGGAGGAGCTCGCCGGGCTGCTCGGGGACCGGCTCGTCGAGTCCACCGACCCCGACGAGTTCGGCCGGCTGCTGCAGGCGGCCCTGCGCGAGCAGCCGATCGGCACGCACCTCTACGTCTGCGGCCCCGGCCCGCTGATGGACCGGGTGCTCACCGACGCCGCCGCGGCGGGCTGGCCGCCGGAGCGGCTGCACCTGGAGCGGTTCGTCCCCGCCGCCCTCGACCCGGGCCGGGAGTTCGTGGCCCGGCTGGCCCGCTCGGACCGGGACGTGCACGTGCCGTCCGGGACGAGCCTGCTCGACGCGCTGCACGCCGCGGGCGTCGCCGTGCCGAGCATGTGCCGGCAGGGCGTGTGCGGCGAGTGCCGCGTACCAGTGCTCGCCGGACGGCCGCTGCACCGCGACGAGTTCCTCGCCGCCGACGAGCGCAGCGACGCCGTCATGTGCTGCGTGTCCCGGAGCGAGACCGACGCGCTGGAGATCGACCTGTGA
- a CDS encoding glutamate synthase gives MGALTVDLQASSVRELNAELHTPTATSYEVLDPKGAHAIAAGVHHPIDVQVRGHAGYYCAGMNDGGAITVHGSVGTGVAENMMSGTVRVRGDASQSAGATAHGGLLVIEGSASMRCGISMKGVDIVVGGDIGPMSAFMAQAGRLVVCGDAGDDLGDSIYEARIYVRGKVGSLGADCVEKPVRDEHRAELAELLAAAGLDHEPGEFRRFGSARRLYHFAAHNTY, from the coding sequence ATGGGTGCGCTGACGGTCGACCTGCAGGCATCCTCGGTTCGGGAGCTGAACGCCGAACTGCACACCCCCACTGCGACCTCCTACGAGGTGCTCGATCCCAAGGGCGCCCACGCGATCGCGGCGGGCGTCCACCACCCGATCGACGTCCAGGTCCGCGGGCACGCCGGCTACTACTGCGCCGGCATGAACGACGGTGGCGCGATCACCGTGCACGGCAGCGTCGGCACCGGCGTGGCGGAGAACATGATGTCCGGCACCGTACGGGTGCGCGGCGACGCCTCGCAGTCCGCGGGCGCGACCGCGCACGGCGGCCTCCTCGTGATCGAGGGTTCGGCGTCGATGCGGTGCGGCATCTCCATGAAGGGCGTCGACATCGTCGTTGGCGGCGACATCGGCCCGATGAGCGCGTTCATGGCCCAGGCAGGTCGGCTCGTCGTCTGCGGCGACGCCGGCGACGACCTCGGCGACTCGATCTACGAGGCGCGCATCTACGTGCGGGGCAAGGTCGGCTCCCTCGGCGCGGACTGCGTCGAGAAGCCGGTGCGCGACGAGCACCGGGCCGAGCTGGCCGAGCTGCTCGCCGCCGCGGGGCTGGATCACGAGCCGGGCGAGTTCCGCCGCTTCGGCTCGGCCCGGCGGCTCTACCACTTCGCCGCGCACAACACGTATTGA
- a CDS encoding Lrp/AsnC family transcriptional regulator — protein MRTPETVDATDARLLLALAESPRATVLALAERTGLSRNTVQARLAGLEARGVVTTFERRIDPAALGCPLSAFVMVQVTQRLLAEVAAALREVPEVLEVLGLSGPSDLLVRVAARDADDLYRIAGQLLATEGVERTTTSLVMRTLVEHRVAPLLERIATA, from the coding sequence GTGCGCACTCCGGAGACCGTCGACGCCACGGACGCGCGGCTGCTGCTCGCGCTCGCCGAAAGCCCGCGGGCCACCGTCCTGGCGCTGGCCGAGCGCACCGGACTGTCCCGCAACACCGTGCAGGCGCGCCTCGCCGGGCTGGAGGCGCGGGGCGTCGTCACGACGTTCGAGCGGCGGATCGACCCGGCCGCGCTCGGCTGCCCGCTCAGCGCGTTCGTCATGGTCCAGGTGACCCAGAGGTTGCTCGCCGAGGTCGCCGCCGCGCTGCGCGAGGTGCCGGAGGTGCTCGAGGTGCTCGGGCTCTCCGGGCCCAGCGACCTGCTGGTGCGCGTCGCTGCCCGCGACGCCGACGACCTCTACCGGATCGCCGGACAGCTGCTCGCCACCGAGGGCGTCGAGCGCACCACCACCTCGCTCGTCATGCGCACGCTCGTGGAGCACCGCGTGGCGCCACTGCTGGAGCGGATCGCGACCGCGTAG
- a CDS encoding transketolase-like TK C-terminal-containing protein, whose translation MTTVARQPEAAAPPVEVLRQVERRVLWLATSIVHHANRVRPNPSGLKVGGHQASSASMVTIATALWFTHLRAEDRVSVKPHASPVLHAVNYLLGELDERYLPTLRAFGGLQAYPSRAKDPDPVDYSTGSVGIGATAPIWGGLARRYLASKGADVGSGRQYSLVGDAELDEGACWEAILDPMVAELGEVVWIVDVNRQSLDRVVPNIGVPRLQGMFAAAGWQVLTVKYGRVLDEVFARPGGAALRRRIDEMSNPEYQRLLRCDPAQLRERLPAGDRELAALVAGLDDATLHTAVRNLGGHDVAALVDALAAIDDTRPTVIFAYTVKGHGLPTEGHPQNHSSLLTTQQMAHLAESLGESVDRPWSRFPDGTEAALLCAATAERLRRRPAPSTPPPAIPTDFGRTPGGTATTQAALGRALLDLTRSAPDAAGRVVTLCPDVSSSTNLAGWVNKVGVWSSRERTDWFADDPETILHWRERPTGQHVELGIAETNLVGLLGELGATWSRWGEPLLPIGVLYDPFVERALEPWSFGIYAGGQSILVGTPSGVTLASEGGAHQSVTTPSVGLEQPGCTTYEPAFAVDVEWTLLASLARLGRPDGGSAYLRLSTRPVDQTLAAVPPDPAAREHRRRQVVAGAYLLRRSASPPAVTLAAMGAVVPEALAAAERLDRTGVPADVVCVTSPGLLFDALHARSGRTDGPTWILNAAFPAHRSAPLVTVLDGHPHTLAFLAGVHRVRAAYLGVTRFGQSGDLQDVHRHHGLDADAIVGAALGLTP comes from the coding sequence ATGACGACGGTCGCACGGCAGCCGGAGGCGGCGGCGCCGCCGGTGGAGGTGCTGCGCCAGGTCGAGCGGCGGGTGCTGTGGCTCGCCACCTCGATCGTGCACCACGCCAACCGGGTGCGGCCGAACCCGAGCGGGCTGAAGGTCGGCGGCCACCAGGCCTCCAGCGCGTCGATGGTCACGATCGCCACGGCCCTGTGGTTCACCCACCTGCGCGCCGAGGACCGGGTCTCGGTCAAACCGCACGCCTCGCCGGTGCTGCACGCCGTCAACTACCTGCTCGGCGAGCTGGACGAGCGCTACCTGCCCACGCTGCGCGCGTTCGGCGGCCTGCAGGCTTACCCGTCCCGCGCCAAGGACCCGGACCCGGTCGACTACTCGACCGGTTCGGTGGGCATCGGGGCAACCGCCCCGATCTGGGGAGGGCTCGCCCGCCGCTACCTCGCCTCCAAGGGCGCCGACGTGGGCAGCGGACGCCAGTACTCCCTGGTCGGCGACGCCGAGCTGGACGAGGGCGCCTGCTGGGAGGCGATCCTCGACCCGATGGTCGCCGAGCTCGGAGAGGTTGTCTGGATCGTCGACGTCAACCGCCAGTCCCTGGACCGGGTCGTGCCGAACATCGGTGTCCCGCGCCTGCAGGGCATGTTCGCCGCGGCGGGCTGGCAGGTGCTCACCGTCAAGTACGGCCGGGTGCTCGACGAGGTGTTCGCCCGGCCCGGGGGCGCCGCGCTGCGCCGCCGCATCGACGAGATGTCCAACCCCGAGTACCAGCGGCTGCTGCGCTGCGACCCGGCGCAGCTGCGGGAGCGGCTGCCCGCGGGCGACCGCGAGCTGGCCGCGCTCGTCGCCGGGCTGGACGACGCGACGCTGCACACCGCCGTGCGCAACCTCGGCGGCCACGACGTCGCCGCCCTCGTCGACGCCCTCGCCGCGATCGACGACACCCGGCCCACCGTGATCTTCGCGTACACCGTGAAGGGCCACGGCCTCCCCACGGAGGGCCACCCCCAGAACCACTCCTCGCTGCTCACCACGCAGCAGATGGCGCACCTCGCCGAGTCGCTCGGCGAGTCGGTCGACCGGCCGTGGTCCCGGTTCCCGGACGGCACGGAGGCCGCCCTGCTCTGCGCCGCCACCGCCGAGCGGCTGCGGCGCCGACCGGCACCGTCCACTCCCCCACCGGCGATCCCCACCGACTTCGGCCGCACCCCCGGCGGCACCGCCACCACCCAGGCCGCGCTCGGCCGGGCGCTGCTCGACCTCACCCGCTCCGCGCCGGACGCGGCCGGGCGGGTCGTGACGCTCTGCCCGGACGTGAGCTCGTCGACCAACCTCGCCGGCTGGGTCAACAAGGTCGGCGTCTGGTCCTCCCGCGAGCGCACCGACTGGTTCGCCGACGACCCCGAGACGATCCTGCACTGGCGGGAACGCCCCACCGGGCAGCACGTCGAGCTCGGCATCGCCGAGACCAATCTCGTGGGGTTGCTCGGCGAGCTCGGCGCCACCTGGAGCCGGTGGGGCGAACCGCTGCTGCCGATCGGGGTGCTCTACGACCCGTTCGTCGAGCGGGCCCTGGAGCCCTGGTCGTTCGGCATCTACGCGGGAGGGCAGTCGATCCTCGTCGGCACCCCTTCGGGGGTGACCCTCGCGTCCGAGGGGGGAGCGCACCAGTCGGTCACCACGCCGTCCGTTGGGCTCGAGCAGCCCGGGTGCACCACCTACGAGCCGGCGTTCGCGGTCGACGTCGAGTGGACGCTCCTCGCGTCCCTGGCCCGGCTCGGCAGGCCCGACGGCGGCTCGGCGTACCTGCGCCTGTCGACCCGGCCCGTCGACCAGACCCTCGCCGCGGTCCCGCCCGACCCGGCGGCCCGCGAGCACCGCCGCCGCCAGGTGGTGGCGGGCGCCTACCTCCTGCGCCGCTCCGCGAGCCCGCCCGCGGTCACCCTGGCCGCGATGGGCGCGGTCGTCCCCGAGGCACTCGCCGCCGCCGAGCGGCTGGACCGCACGGGCGTCCCCGCGGACGTCGTCTGCGTCACCAGTCCCGGCCTGCTCTTCGACGCGCTCCACGCCCGCAGCGGGCGCACCGACGGCCCGACCTGGATCCTCAACGCCGCCTTCCCCGCCCACCGCAGCGCACCGCTGGTCACCGTGCTCGACGGGCACCCCCACACCCTGGCGTTCCTCGCCGGCGTCCACCGCGTCCGGGCCGCGTACCTCGGCGTCACCCGGTTCGGCCAGTCCGGCGACCTCCAGGACGTCCACCGCCACCACGGCCTCGACGCCGACGCCATCGTCGGCGCCGCCCTCGGCCTCACCCCGTGA
- a CDS encoding heme-dependent oxidative N-demethylase family protein yields MTRRLARFPFPFRADTYRYSTNVEPARVPVETEAGSWGTGILDVDDEYGPELAERAAVLDRDPARLQVLSHMRPACWDALHTVLGELAAQHPDRMSLERTGPDLVWRNALLGIEQRFTDGDDASLPGGPLGFLGSQVQDDIVLLDQREGSLWADAGIVTFAADWSMRFDVGMRFLEVHGPVPRVHEEGIISRAERFLMRLQPGQEYRRTNWTMSVDRRLDQSTEIYPEWGPDRRAIADADGDELARRLHLRVEVQHLVRLGHSGAVMFLIRTYLASLAELATVPAWRERFGRVLAELPEDMADYKGLDRFRGAAARWLLAN; encoded by the coding sequence GTGACCCGGCGACTGGCCCGCTTCCCGTTCCCCTTCCGCGCCGACACCTACCGCTACTCGACGAACGTCGAACCGGCCCGCGTGCCGGTCGAGACCGAGGCCGGCAGCTGGGGCACCGGCATCCTCGACGTCGACGACGAGTACGGCCCAGAGCTGGCCGAACGGGCCGCGGTGCTCGACCGGGACCCCGCGCGGCTCCAGGTCCTGTCACACATGCGCCCCGCGTGCTGGGACGCGCTGCACACCGTGCTCGGCGAGCTCGCGGCCCAGCACCCTGACCGGATGTCGCTCGAACGCACCGGGCCGGATCTCGTCTGGCGCAACGCTCTCCTCGGCATCGAGCAGCGGTTCACCGACGGCGACGACGCGAGCCTCCCCGGCGGCCCGCTCGGATTCCTCGGCAGCCAGGTCCAGGACGACATCGTGCTGCTCGACCAGCGCGAAGGCTCGCTGTGGGCCGACGCGGGCATCGTCACCTTCGCCGCCGACTGGTCCATGCGCTTCGACGTCGGGATGCGGTTCCTCGAGGTGCACGGGCCGGTGCCGCGCGTCCACGAGGAGGGCATCATCTCGCGCGCCGAGCGCTTCCTGATGCGGCTGCAACCCGGCCAGGAGTACCGGCGCACGAACTGGACGATGTCGGTCGACCGCCGGCTCGACCAGTCCACCGAGATCTACCCGGAATGGGGTCCCGACCGGCGCGCGATCGCCGACGCGGACGGCGACGAGCTCGCCCGCCGGCTGCACCTGCGGGTCGAGGTGCAGCACCTCGTCCGGCTCGGCCACTCCGGCGCGGTCATGTTCTTGATCCGCACGTACCTCGCCTCGCTGGCCGAGCTCGCCACCGTGCCCGCCTGGCGGGAGCGCTTCGGCCGGGTGCTGGCGGAGCTCCCCGAGGACATGGCCGACTACAAGGGCCTCGACCGCTTCCGCGGCGCCGCCGCGCGCTGGCTCCTCGCGAACTGA
- a CDS encoding NAD(P)/FAD-dependent oxidoreductase: protein MADVVIVGGGIEGCAAAWALAERGVTDVVIVERATVGSGGTGKSSGVVRCHYGVSSLAAMANAALDVFENAAEILGADVGFHQTGYVVGVGEQNLDALRASLANQRAVGVRTEEIGHAEVRRHWPTAYLDDFAAFAWEPRGGYGDAYQTAQAFAAAARRAGVRLRQGSTVTEIVAENGRATGARLADGSTIPAGAVVVAAGPWSVPLLAAHGIDLPITVHREQIVLVDPGVDLGPVPVFSDLVSLQYVRPEASGEILFGNSDLAELEPADPDRYSNQASEAFLDLAVEKVGTRFPGLENASVSSTYAGCYDVTPDFNPVISPTPVDGLVVAAGFSGHGFKISPSVGRLVADLVVDGTSSDPHVPDSDFRLSRFAEGALLRSPHPYVGAGEMR from the coding sequence GTGGCTGACGTGGTGATCGTCGGTGGCGGGATCGAGGGGTGCGCCGCCGCATGGGCGCTCGCCGAACGCGGCGTCACCGACGTTGTGATCGTCGAACGCGCCACCGTCGGCTCCGGCGGCACCGGCAAGTCGTCCGGGGTGGTGCGCTGCCACTACGGCGTCTCCTCGCTCGCGGCGATGGCGAACGCCGCACTGGACGTCTTCGAGAACGCCGCCGAGATCCTCGGCGCGGACGTCGGGTTCCACCAGACCGGCTACGTCGTGGGCGTCGGCGAGCAGAACCTCGACGCGCTGCGTGCCTCCCTCGCGAACCAGCGGGCCGTCGGCGTGCGGACAGAGGAGATCGGCCACGCCGAGGTCCGCAGGCACTGGCCGACCGCGTACCTCGACGACTTCGCCGCGTTCGCCTGGGAGCCCAGGGGCGGGTACGGCGACGCGTACCAGACCGCGCAGGCATTCGCCGCCGCCGCCCGCCGCGCGGGGGTACGGCTGCGGCAGGGCAGCACGGTCACCGAGATCGTGGCCGAGAACGGACGGGCCACGGGGGCGCGGCTCGCGGACGGGTCAACGATCCCAGCCGGCGCCGTCGTCGTCGCCGCGGGCCCGTGGTCGGTGCCGCTGCTCGCCGCGCACGGCATCGACCTGCCGATCACGGTGCACCGCGAGCAGATCGTGCTCGTCGATCCCGGCGTCGACCTGGGGCCGGTCCCGGTGTTCTCCGACCTCGTGTCGCTGCAGTACGTGCGGCCGGAGGCGTCGGGCGAGATCCTCTTCGGCAACTCCGACCTCGCCGAGCTGGAGCCCGCCGACCCCGACCGCTACTCCAACCAGGCTTCCGAGGCGTTCCTCGACCTCGCCGTCGAGAAGGTCGGCACCCGGTTCCCCGGGCTGGAGAACGCCTCGGTCTCGTCGACGTATGCCGGCTGCTACGACGTCACCCCCGACTTCAACCCCGTCATCTCCCCGACCCCGGTCGACGGGCTCGTCGTGGCCGCCGGCTTCTCCGGGCACGGCTTCAAGATCTCCCCGTCGGTGGGGCGGCTGGTCGCGGACCTCGTGGTCGACGGGACGAGCTCCGACCCGCACGTCCCCGACTCGGACTTCCGGCTCTCCCGCTTCGCCGAGGGGGCGCTGCTGCGCAGCCCGCACCCCTACGTCGGGGCAGGCGAGATGCGCTGA
- the glnT gene encoding type III glutamate--ammonia ligase yields the protein MATTDLAARAEADGVRFLLALFVDLAGKPCAKLVPVEAATELQHEGVGFAGYAVGAIGQVPSDPDLIAIPDLASYTPLPWVRDDLALVHCDPHVEGEPWHFAPRVVLKKLIAEAAARDVALFAGAEVEYFLVRRDDTGRLVPADAKDDAARPCYDARGLTRMYEHLTGVSAAMNALGWGNYANDHEDANGQFEQNFAYADALTTADRVITARYLISVLAEQRGMIATFMPKPFADRTGSGMHLHLSLWRDGAALFPDAGDPRGFGLAPLAYQFLAGILDHAPGLQAVLAPTVNSYKRTGATSTRSGATWSPRRATYGGNDRTHFVRIPDQHRIELRGGDGSANPYLAVAAVLAAGLDGIDRDLDPGDPGTSADTLPRPELPPTLLHAADALAADKVVSAALDAAGPGVAEYFTALKREEFFDWHGTVGSWEHDRYLTAF from the coding sequence ATGGCGACCACCGACCTGGCCGCGCGGGCCGAGGCCGACGGGGTGCGGTTCCTGCTCGCGCTGTTCGTCGACCTCGCGGGCAAGCCGTGCGCCAAGCTCGTGCCCGTCGAGGCGGCCACCGAGCTGCAGCACGAGGGCGTCGGGTTCGCCGGCTACGCCGTCGGGGCGATCGGTCAGGTGCCGAGCGACCCCGACCTGATCGCCATCCCGGATCTCGCGAGCTACACGCCGCTGCCGTGGGTGCGCGATGACCTGGCGCTGGTGCATTGCGACCCCCACGTCGAAGGCGAGCCGTGGCACTTCGCGCCGCGGGTCGTGCTCAAGAAGCTCATCGCCGAGGCCGCCGCGCGCGACGTCGCGCTGTTCGCGGGCGCCGAAGTGGAGTACTTCCTCGTCCGGCGCGACGACACGGGCCGGCTGGTACCCGCCGACGCCAAGGACGACGCCGCCCGGCCCTGCTACGACGCCCGCGGCCTGACCCGCATGTACGAGCACCTCACCGGGGTGTCGGCGGCGATGAACGCGCTGGGCTGGGGCAACTACGCCAACGACCACGAGGACGCGAACGGCCAGTTCGAGCAGAACTTCGCCTACGCCGACGCCCTGACCACAGCCGACCGGGTGATCACCGCCCGCTACCTGATCTCGGTGCTCGCCGAGCAGCGCGGGATGATCGCGACCTTCATGCCCAAGCCGTTCGCCGACCGCACCGGCTCCGGGATGCACCTGCACCTGTCGCTGTGGCGCGACGGTGCCGCGCTCTTCCCCGACGCGGGCGACCCGCGCGGGTTCGGGCTGGCCCCGCTGGCGTACCAGTTCCTGGCCGGGATCCTCGACCACGCCCCCGGCCTGCAGGCCGTGCTCGCGCCGACGGTGAACTCCTACAAGCGCACCGGGGCGACCTCCACCCGCTCCGGCGCCACCTGGTCGCCGCGGCGCGCCACGTACGGCGGTAACGACCGCACCCACTTCGTCCGCATACCCGACCAGCACCGGATCGAGCTGCGCGGCGGCGACGGCTCGGCCAACCCGTACCTCGCGGTGGCCGCGGTGCTCGCCGCGGGCCTCGACGGGATCGACCGCGACCTCGACCCCGGCGACCCCGGCACGAGCGCGGACACACTCCCCCGGCCCGAGCTTCCACCCACGCTGCTGCACGCGGCCGACGCGCTCGCCGCCGACAAGGTCGTCTCGGCCGCCCTGGACGCCGCGGGCCCGGGCGTCGCCGAGTACTTCACCGCCCTGAAGCGGGAGGAGTTCTTCGACTGGCACGGCACGGTCGGCTCGTGGGAGCACGACCGCTACCTGACCGCCTTCTAG
- a CDS encoding glutamine amidotransferase, with translation MCGIVGLHLRDPALYPRLGRLLESMLCQVVERGPDSAGVAVYGDRRRCPEGHAAVSVLDAPPDLAARLPDALVTAAGDTTVVAAPLSVDALVDAVRAAAPDVTVVGSGTDLTVYKGTGHPRALAATYDLASAEGWQGLAHTRMATESAVTPEGCHPFSVGPDQCLVHNGSFANHATIRRDLRRDGVVFDSENDSEVGARFVASRLAQGEDLDKALRLLCERFDGFYTLLVTSADGFAVVRDAIACKPAIIAETTGWVAMASEFRALAELPGIEDARIYEPEPEKVYAWVR, from the coding sequence GTGTGCGGGATCGTCGGACTCCACCTGCGCGACCCAGCGCTGTACCCGCGGCTGGGCCGGCTGCTGGAGAGCATGCTGTGCCAGGTCGTCGAGCGCGGCCCGGACTCCGCGGGCGTCGCCGTCTACGGCGACCGCCGCCGCTGCCCGGAAGGGCACGCCGCGGTGTCGGTGCTCGACGCGCCGCCCGACCTCGCCGCCCGGCTGCCCGACGCGCTGGTTACGGCGGCGGGCGACACCACGGTCGTCGCCGCTCCGCTCTCCGTCGACGCCCTCGTCGACGCGGTCCGGGCCGCCGCGCCGGATGTCACGGTGGTCGGCTCCGGCACCGACCTCACCGTGTACAAGGGCACCGGCCACCCGCGGGCGCTCGCCGCCACCTACGACCTGGCAAGCGCCGAGGGCTGGCAGGGCCTCGCCCACACCCGGATGGCCACCGAGTCGGCGGTCACCCCAGAGGGCTGCCACCCGTTCTCCGTCGGCCCGGACCAGTGCCTGGTGCACAACGGCTCGTTCGCCAACCACGCCACGATCCGCCGGGACCTGCGCCGCGACGGCGTCGTGTTCGACTCGGAGAACGACTCCGAGGTCGGCGCGCGGTTCGTCGCGTCGCGGCTGGCGCAGGGCGAGGACCTGGACAAGGCGCTGCGGCTGCTCTGCGAGCGCTTCGACGGCTTCTACACCCTGCTCGTGACCAGCGCGGACGGGTTCGCCGTCGTCCGCGACGCGATCGCGTGCAAGCCGGCGATCATCGCCGAGACCACCGGATGGGTCGCGATGGCCTCGGAGTTCCGCGCGCTCGCCGAGCTGCCCGGCATCGAGGACGCACGGATCTACGAACCCGAGCCGGAGAAGGTGTACGCATGGGTGCGCTGA
- a CDS encoding FMN-binding glutamate synthase family protein yields MTDPALREQHRFDSLRESATFDRATIAAIQNAADTGVYDIRGWGAKRRVPHFDDLLFLGASMSRYPLEGYRERCDTDVVLGDRNAKYPLHLDIPVTIAGMSFGALSAQAKEALGRGASEVGTSTTTGDGGMTPEERGQSKHLVYQYLPSRYGMNPADLRKADAIEIVLGQGAKPGGGGMLLGQKISDRVAAMRSLPAGIDQRSACRHPDWTGPDDLTIKILELREITDWEKPIYVKVGATRTYYDVKLAVAAGADVVVVDGMQGGTAATQEVFIEHVGIPTLAAIPQAVQALQELGLHRTVQLIVSGGIRTGADVAKAMALGADAVAIGTAALIALGDNHPRHAAEYEQLGSAAGFYDDYQDGRDPAGITTQDPELAARLDPVEGGRRLANYLRVLTMEAQTIARACGKAHVQHLEPEDLVALTIEAAAMARVPLAGTDWIPGTSGG; encoded by the coding sequence ATGACCGACCCTGCGCTCCGCGAGCAGCACCGATTCGACTCGCTTCGCGAGTCGGCGACCTTCGACCGCGCCACCATCGCCGCCATCCAGAACGCCGCCGACACCGGCGTCTACGACATCCGCGGCTGGGGTGCGAAGCGCCGCGTGCCGCACTTCGACGACCTGCTGTTCCTCGGCGCCTCGATGTCCCGCTACCCCCTGGAGGGCTACCGGGAGCGCTGCGACACCGACGTCGTGCTCGGCGACCGGAACGCGAAGTACCCACTGCACCTCGACATCCCGGTGACGATCGCGGGGATGAGCTTCGGCGCCCTCTCCGCGCAGGCGAAGGAGGCGCTCGGACGGGGAGCCAGCGAGGTCGGCACCTCCACCACCACCGGCGACGGCGGCATGACTCCCGAGGAGCGCGGCCAGTCCAAGCACCTCGTCTACCAGTACCTGCCCTCCCGCTACGGGATGAACCCTGCCGACCTGCGCAAGGCCGACGCCATCGAGATCGTCCTGGGCCAGGGCGCCAAGCCCGGCGGCGGCGGGATGCTCCTCGGCCAGAAGATCTCCGACCGGGTCGCCGCGATGCGCAGCCTGCCCGCCGGCATCGACCAGCGCTCCGCGTGCCGGCACCCGGACTGGACCGGCCCCGACGACCTCACGATCAAGATCCTCGAGCTGCGTGAGATCACCGACTGGGAGAAGCCGATCTACGTCAAGGTCGGCGCCACCCGCACCTACTACGACGTGAAGCTGGCCGTCGCCGCAGGTGCTGACGTCGTGGTCGTCGACGGGATGCAGGGCGGCACCGCCGCCACCCAGGAGGTGTTCATCGAGCACGTCGGCATCCCGACGCTCGCCGCGATCCCGCAGGCCGTGCAGGCGCTGCAGGAGCTGGGGCTGCACCGCACGGTCCAGCTGATCGTGTCCGGCGGTATCCGCACCGGCGCCGACGTCGCCAAGGCCATGGCCCTGGGCGCTGACGCGGTGGCGATCGGCACCGCCGCCCTGATCGCGCTGGGCGACAACCACCCCCGCCACGCCGCCGAGTACGAGCAGCTCGGCTCCGCCGCCGGCTTCTACGACGACTACCAGGACGGGCGCGACCCGGCCGGCATCACCACCCAGGACCCCGAGCTCGCCGCACGGCTCGACCCGGTCGAGGGCGGCCGCCGCCTCGCCAACTACCTGCGCGTGCTGACCATGGAGGCCCAAACCATCGCCCGGGCCTGCGGCAAGGCGCACGTGCAGCACCTCGAACCCGAGGACCTCGTCGCGCTCACCATCGAGGCCGCCGCGATGGCCCGCGTGCCGCTCGCCGGCACCGACTGGATCCCGGGGACGTCCGGTGGCTGA
- a CDS encoding helix-turn-helix domain-containing protein, with the protein MADTIDHGPAAREIDRPAAQEGRLERAIAAQVRRIRHASGATLAELAERTGISKPMLSKIENAQTSCSLTTLARLADALDVPVTTLFRGADAPREAVFTPAGTGARIVARGTRVGHDYTLLGALRGPHKRMEAHLVTLTERSEEFPLFEHPGTELLYMLEGEMVYGHGDSSYTMRPGDALQLDGEGTHGPQALVQLPIRFLSVVAYGEVHDQVP; encoded by the coding sequence ATGGCCGACACCATCGATCACGGCCCCGCCGCGCGCGAGATCGACCGGCCGGCCGCGCAGGAGGGCCGGCTCGAACGCGCGATCGCCGCGCAGGTGCGGCGGATCCGGCACGCATCGGGGGCGACCCTCGCCGAGCTCGCCGAGCGGACCGGGATCTCGAAGCCGATGCTGTCGAAGATCGAGAATGCGCAGACCTCCTGCAGTCTTACCACGCTCGCCCGGCTCGCCGACGCGCTCGACGTGCCGGTCACCACGCTGTTCCGCGGCGCCGACGCCCCGCGAGAGGCCGTGTTCACCCCCGCGGGGACCGGCGCCCGCATCGTGGCCCGCGGCACCCGTGTCGGCCACGACTACACCCTCCTCGGCGCGCTGCGCGGCCCGCACAAGCGCATGGAAGCCCACCTCGTGACGCTCACCGAGCGCAGCGAGGAGTTCCCGCTCTTCGAGCACCCGGGCACGGAGCTGCTGTACATGCTGGAAGGCGAGATGGTCTACGGGCACGGCGACTCGAGCTACACGATGCGCCCGGGTGACGCCCTGCAGCTCGACGGCGAGGGCACCCACGGCCCCCAGGCGCTGGTGCAACTGCCGATCCGGTTCCTCTCGGTGGTGGCCTACGGCGAGGTGCATGATCAGGTCCCATGA